A genome region from Sceloporus undulatus isolate JIND9_A2432 ecotype Alabama chromosome 1, SceUnd_v1.1, whole genome shotgun sequence includes the following:
- the XIRP2 gene encoding xin actin-binding repeat-containing protein 2 isoform X1 — translation MSSENTLNNNAEASAGAPKSASGLSAGTKQSDKLPLEFQEVVSLKERMALYQAAVSKAEISNSSTNAVEEAEAYRIPGGLASVKNQFEKGEASSTQSAQYQYQHKSVQKVTSRSQAKMSSSSSTETQVNELTSGATQLEAFQSETVSHQEQESTEIKKTSNVTQSADKPEVNAAMNEEIPKISAQSLKQHFEKTAQGKTFLSGRESGTPAKQIKIEKECQEMVWPSSAVSSSAEAVSTSRHQEAYMVRKTEYRSAASAAACYTSPKYGSTEEFPPPPSPDLLQAPSEMTEFSQSPEPSPSLSKQPLPKDLYSKQRNLYELKRLYKHIHPELRKNLEKDYFNDISEIVSSSTTETESSLAGDVRQARSIFENSESSPQKCMSPEREYLEWDEILKGEVQSMRWIFENQPLDSIRDESPDPNDVKSIADQEIIAGGDVKYTTWMFETQPIDSLGAHPSEDPESADRVPELACGDVRTATWMFETQALDSMNKIHHEKEQESDETCIKEITGGDVKTVKYMFEMQHLDSLGQLYSVDETKLLQLRSELKEIKGDVKRSIRHFETLPMYVIRNNLGQMLEIKTVHREDLERGDVRTVRWMFETQPLDMINKESTEIKVVRGISMEESIKGEVGRAKWLFETQPLDTIKEESEETIVEKEAILGTDVCRKCWLFETQPLDTLKENEDTNPLQSEEIIGGDVNTTKHLFETLPMDMLKDSPDVGKLPKMEATEEEKGDVRHQKWIFETKPLEQIGEERKEFVRTVQLEEIDKGDVSSCRHVFETCHLRKQDDSYKIQVEGVMQGAVKLNKAVFETTPLYAIQDRLGKYHKVKTIRQEEIIRGDVRNCRWLFETRPIDQFDESVEKIEIIKGISSQEVQSGDVKTAKWLFETQPLDSIKHFTHVEDEESETESKTTEVVKGDVKTCKWLFETQPMETLYDKETVVSDSEEIQKGDVKTCTWLFETQPLDAIGEDSETAIKLHTVEQENIQGSDVRTACFVFETEKLENIQGEEGKEIKRVVEIDIQPGDVSTMRYKFENQSLDSINSSSEEVLKKIKTLQHEDIQKGDVLRCCWLFENQSLDEITEYEEDRTSVKTVTDIQGGNVRKGCFIFETFSLDQIKDDSSGDINTNKTVSEDKITKGDVKSYRMLFETQPLYAIQDREGYYHEVTTVKKEEVIHGDVRGTRWLFETKPLESINKTDNVYVIKSVTQEDIQKGDVSSVRYRFETQPLDTISDEEKTIVPTVDSVQGGDVKASKKLFESEEAQESMYVRTVSVSEIQHGNVKTSTWLFETHTIDEIRGEESEYKDVKTVTKEEVQEGDVQHAVWLFENQPLDSIKETDESDTKIDKEEIPQADVKTTTWLFETTPFHEFNESKVEKEEIIGKSVKETLKELYSHKVVETHGIILESDEIGDVRMAKYKLMNQETPEIQKEEVIKGDLANIMLNLLSKPSTVERESKVNEDEKGNVNLTKQQLLNRSTDVHIEKEEVVRGDIQQAIKNLFSKDSSVKHGILIQENERGDINMTVYSLFHKKDDNNIKQDEIISGDVKRTIHSLLSSAMNNEILERPKIDDSERGNVQFFTTCIEAGALDYLKHLLTGTNETFSRRNQEDEEEEIIGGDVEGTKLLLKKKKSNIQRTVNEADIIPGDVCNAVKIFMTEPQTTSCHVCKEEIIKGDLKAALNSLSQAINQTTVTEKEEIIKADILATLKSLKESAHQLKETEKPDVIPGDIKQAIESLERARHTKNVILREEVVQGDLESTLRSLKAAQQSFKEVAREEIDSRENQTMEGSFLEGSAERKTLQHQAATHRNLKQTNKNLFNPSQQLVKHEISINDSLQNNINSHKKHHAGMKFEQESILSEGTRAIHLDQKESTKAHPADKKNVKGLSSSQYKVMEKGDKSIGNIREHNIGKGEAKCHTDQYMIDQSAFYSNVQKKERMEKSEASRMMRKDTSSSFVQSAKQMTGKKHNIFHESKYEKCFDTNHQEETKEKSTLSTCDHSSSHREAEELVNMSTCMSSKAAGHFQTQEMQHDKKQSQDSKEVCKEKKNNVKAIQAEVSMASEQNIKSDQKVRATQEMHSQFKEAERKQKCNVVQQKEKSMLRFRGKAKVEAAQSEFKVMGGNPVNLIKNPKGLDRSDIDSPPPPPPPPSPPVSVTSSDAELPLPPPPPPLTHFMMASDRQSFPSPPPPIGQGKMEGEHFPPTPPPVEDKDESELACVPSPSPLPQPSTVPHPKEKKDNFLKHLDKTLQASVQHHDSLKGSRGPYIRQRQQMKPQKDLETSQPRTPRKIQPNVVQINTQNDTMKMVEEKTESTMMMKTVSHEKKEEVCTKVEEVIRPSSVTEAIKLKTLPMKRTVAFPLVRSPSLPLEATQTKPKPYVRKFKTPLMIAEERYRQQREEIEQNQAKDVSLTVMRRNSETWGSSVQKESETCNPVLNLEELHQTPLQGILFSATSEMPTEPECHSKAQVGRSQADEPQPMPKVAAADQSQDIFKISAEEHSKKTTVHDLQNLTKHSKSSQKVEAQREHTIHKREQYQNEEQLHMSKAKTVSPTFKVKTIKLPPLDQSLHEIHKDSVVLKNQEGASIQKQQIHEKQKENISSSTVKKQKTAKSNSLVNVDEMCLEKPLLKYTERKKEVKDKESSEVKQRLVQRQENEKGKIKQEKLSSVMEGKQSRVIVFPKEEKVTVQRNQEEVSNKSEKMVKQKIIDIHQDAQMPEQGKTLLWEKNKQNKLSQESCSLNQKERARETTTHQKKGLLKTTEPIQEFTPKKPLSSSLPRGLPQSNEKSPVDILEFLRKREEVQQVLSRVKEFETEPNKNGIKIFQAFINVIPDWLIEQEKKESLTYIAQQNNVEKMKEELLIVKEQAAKMLESCEDAIQTAMISMKPLKSRKDSLHIGGPSQKLAKDSIGFTMKGSQKIKETIGDTMAHQEINQIVSAQRFSEIRTASPSLRTRAPSPTYITIESRRIESPLREVLSPVQRESTPVPPSPPPRSATPTSKIHQQSAPCPSPSPPRSRSEQLAKLKDTTVKLSQGATQTRSVTPIPIIEKRSEIVKSPATLRRQIKIDTRQPDVLSSKMTPVNESHVTAGTVKKTKETHEESETNKMHISQKRGNIPEGSGPQGQNVGSVCFTQKFEIPKSDPKGLVHRYEASEQMIHIRKEPEVPEKLVNESEDKKDILIEMFNDKPKMEVLSQNRYVENGIISGQIKEERHRFSKSGFGHTSQEPEKQKEHFQKSPSKRQREPKENKTYKQKQCVVKEHSFEPTVCFDTKSCNECSSSMDSFENTIVESRTSTSTSRGTDGMQSGSFGFKRAPPTYEDVISGHILDISAGDSPDELLRNFQKTWQESERVFKSLGYTMSEAAEAEVRSSFHEEAEFISGK, via the exons AAGGTGACGAGCCGAAGTCAAGCCAAGATgtcaagcagcagcagcacagaaaCCCAAGTAAATGAGTTGACCTCAGGAGCAACACAGCTGGAGGCCTTTCAATCGGAAACG GTTTCTCATCAAGAGCAAGAATCCACTGAGATTAAGAAGACTTCTAATGTTACTCAGAGTGCTGATAAACCAG AGGTCAATGCTGCCATGAATGAGGAGATTCCAAAGATTTCTGCACAATCCttaaaacagcactttgaaaaaACAGCCCAAGGAAAGACATTTCTTTCTGGCCGAGAGAGTGGAACGCCTGCAAAACAGATCAAG ATTGAAAAGGAGTGTCAAGAAATGGTCTGGCCTTCTTCAGCCGTTTCCTCTTCTGCTGAAGCTGTTTCTACAAGCAGACACCAGGAAGCGTACATGGTGAGGAAAACCGAGTACAGATCTGCTGCCTCAGCAGCAGCCTGCTACACCTCTCCTAAGTATGGAAGTACAGAGGAatttcctcctccaccatctcCAGACTTACTACAGGCGCCATCTGAAATGACAGAGTTTTCCCAGTCCCCTGAACCCTCTCCCTCTCTATCAAAGCAACCCCTCCCCAAAGATTTGTATTCTAAGCAAAGAAACCTTTATGAATTGAAGCGTTTATACAAGCATATTCATCCAGAATTGAGAAAGAATCTGGAAAAAGATTACTTCAATGATATTTCTGAGATAGTGTCGAGTAGCACTACTGAAACAGAAAGCTCGCTAGCAGGAGATGTACGTCAGGCTCGGTCCATCTTTGAAAATTCAGAAAGCAGCCCTCAAAAGTGCATGAGCCCAGAAAGGGAGTATTTGGAATGGGATGAAATTCTAAAAGGGGAGGTCCAGTCTATGAGGTGGATCTTTGAGAATCAGCCCCTGGATTCAATCAGAGATGAATCTCCTGATCCAAATGATGTTAAAAGCATCGCAGATCAAGAAATAATTGCAGGTGGAGACGTTAAGTATACTACTTGGATGTTTGAAACACAGCCCATAGATTCATTGGGTGCACATCCTTCAGAGGACCCAGAAAGTGCTGACAGAGTTCCTGAACTAGCTTGTGGAGATGTCCGCACGGCCACTTGGATGTTTGAAACTCAGGCATTAGACTCAATGAATAAAATTCACCATGAAAAAGAACAAGAATCTGATGAAACCTGTATCAAGGAGATCACTGGTGGAGATGTCAAAACAGTGAAGTACATGTTTGAAATGCAGCATCTGGATAGCCTGGGGCAGCTTTATTCGGTGGATGAAACTAAGTTGCTGCAGCTTAGATCAGAACTAAAGGAGATTAAAGGGGATGTGAAGAGAAGTATAAGACATTTTGAAACCCTACCAATGTATGTTATTAGAAACAATTTAGGCCAAATGCTAGAGATTAAAACTGTCCATAGGGAAGATCTGGAGAGAGGAGATGTCAGAACTGTACGCTGGATGTTTGAAACACAGCCTCTAGACATGATCAACAAAGAGTCCACGGAAATCAAAGTTGTCCGTGGAATCTCCATGGAGGAAAGCATCAAAGGTGAAGTGGGCAGGGCAAAATGGTTATTTGAAACCCAGCCTTTGGATACTATTAAAGAGGAATCTGAAGAAACGATTGTGGAGAAAGAAGCCATTCTAGGCACAGATGTCTGCAGAAAATGTTGGCTTTTTGAAACTCAGCCTCTTGATACcctgaaagaaaatgaagatacCAATCCTTTGCAATCAGAAGAAATAATAGGAGGGGATGTAAATACCACTAAACACCTATTTGAAACATTGCCAATGGATATGCTAAAAGACAGCCCAGATGTTGGAAAACTTCCAAAAATGGAGGCCactgaggaagagaaaggggatgTGAGGCATCAAAAATGGATTTTTGAGACTAAGCCTCTTGAACAGAttggagaggaaagaaaagaatttgTAAGAACTGTGCAACTGGAGGAAATTGACAAGGGAGATGTAAGCAGCTGTAGACATGTATTTGAAACATGCCATTTAAGGAAACAGGATGACTCGTATAAAATTCAAGTTGAAGGTGTAATGCAAGGTGCAGTCAaattaaataaagctgtttttgaaACAACTCCATTGTATGCAATTCAGGATAGACTTGGGAAATatcacaaagttaaaacaattcgACAAGAGGAGATAATTAGGGGGGATGTCAGAAACTGCAGGTGGCTATTTGAAACCAGGCCCATTGATCAGTTTGATGAGAGTGTTGAAAAAATTGAGATTATCAAAGGGATATCTTCACAAGAAGTACAGTCAGGTGATGTCAAAACAGCAAAGTGGCTGTTTGAAACTCAGCCTCTTGACTCCATCAAACATTTTACTCATGTCGAAGATGAAGAAAGTGAAACAGAGTCCAAGACAACAGAAGTTGTCAAGGGGGATGTGAAAACGTGCAAGTGGCTATTTGAAACACAACCAATGGAAACTCTGTATGACAAAGAAACAGTAGTGTCTGatagtgaagagatccagaaaGGAGATGTCAAAACCTGCACATGGCTTTTTGAAACCCAGCCACTCGATGCAATAGGGGAAGACTCAGAAACAGCCATAAAACTGCACACAGTGGAGCAGGAGAACATTCAGGGCAGTGATGTCCGCACAGCATGTTTCGTTTTTGAAACAGAGAAGCTAGAAAACATACAAGGAGAAGAAGGTAAAGAAATCAAGCGGGTTGTAGAAATTGATATCCAGCCTGGAGATGTTTCTACCATGAGGTATAAATTTGAGAACCAGTCATTAGACTCCATAAATTccagttcagaagaggttttgaaGAAAATTAAAACCTTACAGCATGAAGACATACAGAAAGGGGATGTTTTGCGTTGTTGTTGGCTTTTTGAAAACCAGTCTCTGGATGAAATAACAGAGTATGAAGAAGACAGAACCTCAGTAAAAACTGTGACAGACATACAGGGTGGAAATGTGAGAAAAGGATGCTTTATCTTTGAGACTTTTTCTTTGGATCAGATTAAAGATGACTCTTCTGGAGATATAAACACCAATAAAACTGTTAGTGAAGATAAAATAACAAAAGGAGATGTGAAAAGCTACAGAATGCTCTTTGAGACCCAACCACTTTATGCAATTCAGGACAGAGAAGGGTATTATCATGAGGTGACTACTGTTAAAAAGGAAGAAGTCATTCATGGAGATGTACGTGGGACTCGCTGGCTGTTTGAAACAAAGCCTCTAGAATcaataaacaaaacagacaatGTATATGTTATAAAATCAGTCACCCAAGAAGATATTCAGAAAGGAGATGTTAGTTCAGTCAGATACAGATTTGAAACACAGCCATTAGACACCATTTCTGATGAGGAAAAAACAATTGTTCCCACAGTTGACAGTGTTCAGGGTGGTGATgtgaaagcaagcaagaaattATTTGAGTCTGAAGAAGCCCAAGAAAGCATGTATGTAAGGACAGTGAGTGTCAGTGAAATACAGCATGGCAATGTTAAGACATCAACTTGGCTGTTTGAAACCCATACCATAGATGAGATCAGAGGAGAGGAATCAGAGTATAAAGATGTCAAGACAGTAACAAAGGAGGAGGTGCAAGAAGGTGATGTTCAGCATGCAGTGTGGCTTTTTGAAAACCAGCCGCTAGACTCCATTAAGGAAACTGATGAAAGCGATACAAAAATAGATAAAGAGGAAATTCCACAGGCAGACGTTAAAACCACAACATGGCTCTTTGAAACAACTCCTTTCCATGAATTCAATGAAAGTAAAGTTGAAAAGGAAGAAATCATTGGGAAAAGTGTGAAGgaaactttaaaggaactttaTTCTCACAAGGTCGTAGAAACACATGGAATTATCTTGGAGTCAGATGAAATTGGAGATGTCAGAATGGCAAAATATAAACTGATGAACCAGGAGACTCCTGAAATACAAAAAGAAGAGGTTATTAAAGGAGACTTAGCCAACATCATGTTGAACTTGCTGTCCAAACCCAGCACTGTTGAAAGGGAAAGTAAAGTAAATGAAGATGAAAAGGGCAATGTGAATTTGACCAAACAGCAGTTGCTGAATAGATCAACAGATGTTCATATTgaaaaggaagaggtggtgagagGTGATATACAGCAAGCCATTAAAAACCTGTTTAGTAAGGATAGCTCTGTAAAACATGGAATTTTAATTCAGGAAAATGAGAGGGGTGACATTAACATGACAGTCTATTCTCTTTTTCACAAAAAGGATGATAATAACATTAAGCAAGATGAAATTATTAGTGGTGATGTAAAACGTACAATTCACAGCCTTCTCTCTTCTGCCATGAATAATGAAATATTAGAAAGACCTAAAATAGATGACTCTGAAAGGGGCAATGTTCAGTTTTTTACAACATGCATAGAGGCTGGAGCTCTGGATTATCTGAAACACCTCCTGACAGGGACAAATGAAACATTTTCCAGAAGGAAtcaagaagatgaggaggaagaaataaTTGGTGGTGATGTTGAAGGGACAAAGCTGTTACTTAAGAAAAAGAAGTCCAATATTCAACGGACAGTTAATGAAGCTGATATCATCCCTGGAGATGTATGTAATGCAGTTAAAATCTTTATGACTGAACCACAGACTACATCTTGTCATGTATGCAAAGAAGAAATTATAAAAGGCGATTTGAAGGCAGCTTTAAATTCCCTCAGCCAGGCCATAAATCAAACAACTGTTACAGAGAAGGAAGAAATTATAAAAGCTGACATCCTTGCAACTCTGAAGTCTCTTAAAGAATCAGCTCATCagctgaaagaaacagaaaaacctGATGTCATTCCAGGTGATATTAAGCAGGCTATTGAATCTCTGGAGAGAGcaagacacacaaaaaatgtaatCTTGAGAGAAGAGGTTGTTCAAGGTGACCTTGAGTCCACATTGAGGTCTTTAAAAGCAGCTCAGCAGTCTTTCAAGGAAGTAGCTAGAGAGGAAATAGACAGCAGAGAGAATCAGACAATGGAAGGGAGCTTTCTGGAAGGTTCAGCAGAAAGAAAAACACTACAGCACCAAGCAGCCACTCATAGAAATTTGAAACAGACCAACAAGAATCTGTTTAATCCATCTCAACAGTTAGTCAAACATGAAATTAGTATAAATGACAGTTTACAAAATAATATAAACTCTCATAAGAAACATCATGCAGGGATGAAGTTTGAACAAGAGAGCATCCTCTCTGAAGGTACGAGAGCAATCCATCTGGATCAGAAAGAGAGCACCAAGGCACATCCAGCAGATAAGAAAAATGTGAAGGGCTTATCTAGTTCCCAATACAAAGTCATGGAAAAAGGAGATAAGTCTATAGGTAACATCAGAGAACATAACATTGGCAAAGGAGAAGCAAAGTGTCATACAGATCAATATATGATTGATCAATCTGCTTTTTATAGCAATgttcaaaagaaggaaagaatggaaaaatcagAGGCGAGCAGAATGATGAGGAAAGACACTTCATCCAGTTTTGTACAGTCCGCAAAACAAATGACTGGAAAGAAACATAATATATTTCATGAAAGTAAATATGAGAAATGTTTTGACACAAACCATCAAGAGGagacaaaagaaaaatcaacacTGTCAACATGTGATCATAGCTCCAGTCACAGAGAAGCAGAGGAACTGGTCAACATGTCAACCTGCATGAGTTCCAAAGCAGCTGGCCATTTTCAAACACAAGAGATGCAACATGATAAAAAACAATCTCAggattcaaaggaggtttgcaaagagaagaaaaataatgttaaGGCAATCCAAGCTGAGGTTTCCATGGCAtcagaacaaaatataaaatctgaTCAAAAAGTCAGAGCCACACAGGAAATGCACAGCCAATTTAAAGAAGCTGAAAGGAAACAAAAGTGTAATGTTGTCCAGCAAAAGGAGAAATCCATGCTGAGGTTCAGGGGAAAGGCTAAAGTAGAAGCTGCACAGTCAGAGTTCAAGGTTATGGGGGGAAATCCAGTAAATCTGATCAAGAATCCTAAGGGCCTGGATAGGTCAGACATTGATTCTCCACCCCCGCCGccacctcctccttcacctccggTTTCAGTCACTTCCTCCGATGCTGAATTAcctctgccaccaccacctcctcctctaaCTCATTTCATGATGGCTTCTGACAGGCAAAGTTTTCCTTCACCTCCACCACCCATAGGGCAGGGCAAAATGGAGGGTGAGCATTTTCCTCCCACACCGCCCCCAGTAGAAGACAAAGATGAAAGTGAACTGGCTTGTGTTCCATCTCCCTCACCTCTTCCTCAACCCTCAACTGTTCCCCAtcccaaagaaaagaaagataatttCCTCAAACATCTTGACAAAACATTACAAGCATCAGTTCAACATCATGACAGTCTTAAAGGGAGCAGAGGCCCATACATCCGGCAACGCCAACAGATGAAACCGCAGAAAGATTTAGAAACAAGCCAGCCTAGAACACCTAGAAAAATACAGCCAAATGTTGTTCAGATAAACACACAAAATGATACTATGAAAATGGtggaagaaaagacagaaagcaCAATGATGATGAAGACTGTTAGccatgaaaagaaagaggaagtctGCACAAAAGTTGAAGAGGTTATAAGGCCTTCGTCAGTTACAGAAGCAATCAAGCTGAAGACACTGCCAATGAAAAGAACAGTTGCATTTCCATTGGTTAGGTCTCCTTCTCTTCCATTAGAGGCAACACAAACAAAACCTAAGCCTTACGTACGAAAATTTAAAACTCCTTTAATGATTGCAGAAGAACGATACAGACAGCAAAGGGAAGAGATAGAGCAAAACCAAGCCAAAGATGTTTCTCTGACAGTTATGAGAAGAAACAGTGAAACCTGGGGAAGTTCTGTTCAGAAAGAGTCAGAAACATGTAATCCAGTCCTAAATCTAGAAGAACTGCATCAAACCCCTCTGCAAGGGATATTGTTCTCTGCCACGTCAGAGATGCCCACTGAGCCTGAATGTCACAGCaaggcccaagtgggaaggtccCAAGCTGATGAACCACAGCCTATGCCAAAAGTAGCAGCAGCAGATCAGTctcaagacatttttaaaatctcagcagAAGAgcacagtaaaaaaacaacagtgcatGATTTACAAAACCTTACTAAACATAGTAAATCTTCCCAGAAGGTAGAGGCCCAGAGAGAACATACTATCCACAAGAGAGAGCAATACCAAAATGAGGAGCAATTGCATATGTCAAAAGCTAAAACAGTGTCCCCTACTTTCAAAGTCAAAACCATCAAGCTTCCACCTTTAGATCAAAGCTTACATGAAATCCACAAGGATTCTGTGGTGCTCAAAAACCAAGAGGGAGCTAGTATTCAGAAACAACAAATtcatgaaaaacagaaagaaaacataagCAGTTCTACCGTCAAAAAGCAGAAGACTGCAAAATCGAATAGTCTTGTGAATGTTGATGAGATGTGCCTGGAAAAGCCACTTTTAAagtacacagaaagaaagaaagaagtaaaggaCAAAGAATCCAGTGAAGTGAAACAGAGGTTAGTTCAAAGGCAGGAAAATGAGAAAGGTAAAATTAAACAAGAAAAACTCTCTTCAGTTATGGAAGGAAAACAGAGTCGAGTAATTGTTTTCcctaaagaagaaaaagtaacAGTTCAACGAAATCAAGAAGAGGTTAGCAATAAATCAGAAAAAATGGTCAAGCAAAAGATAATTGATATACACCAAGATGCACAGATGCCTGAACAAGGGAAAACTCTTCTTTGGgagaaaaacaagcaaaataaactGTCCCAGGAAAGTTGTAGCCTAAACCAAAAAGAACGTGCTAGGGAAACAACAACCCATCAGAAAAAAGGCCTTCTGAAAACAACAGAGCCAATACAAGAGTTTACACCAAAAAAACCATTATCATCCAGTTTACCAAGAGGATTGCCACAAAGCAATGAGAAAAGCCCAGTAGATATATTAGAGTTTTTGAGGAAACGTGAGGAGGTACAGCAGGTGTTATCTAGAGTGAAAGAGTTTGAAACAGAGCCAAATAAAAATGGGATCAAAATATTTCAGGCATTCATAAATGTTATACCAGACTGGCTGAtagaacaagaaaagaaagaaagcttaacCTACATTGCACAACAGAATAATGTAGAGAAGATGAAAGAAGAATTATTGATTGTTAAGGAGCAAGCTGCCAAAATGCTTGAATCATGTGAAGATGCCATCCAGACAGCCATGATTTCCATGAAACCTCTGAAATCTAGAAAGGACTCTCTTCACATTGGTGGACCATCACAGAAACTAGCTAAAGACAGCATAGGCTTTACCATGAAAGGCTCACAGAAGATTAAAGAGACAATCGGAGACACAATGGCCCATCAAGAAATAAATCAGATAGTCAGTGCACAGAGATTTTCAGAAATCAGAACAGCTTCACCATCCCTAAGGACACGAGCACCCTCACCGACATACATCACAATTGAATCCAGGCGTATTGAATCCCCTCTCAGGGAGGTCTTGTCTCCGGTCCAAAGGGAAAGCACTCCAGTTCCACCATCACCTCCCCCCAGAAGTGCTACACCAACATCCAAGATACATCAACAGTCAGCCCCTtgcccctctccctctcctccaagaaGCCGTTCAGAGCAGCTTGCCAAGCTGAAAGACACAACAGTGAAACTGTCTCAAGGGGCAACACAAACTAGATCAGTAACCCCAATTCCTATCATAGAGAAAAGATCAGAGATTGTTAAATCTCCTGCAACACTCCGTCGGCAAATCAAGATTGACACACGTCAACCTGATGTTTTGTCTTCAAAAATGACCCCTGTAAATGAATCACATGTAACTGCtggcacagtgaagaaaactaaAGAAACTCACGAAGaatctgaaacaaacaaaatgcacatcTCCCAAAAGAGAGGGAACATTCCAGAAGGCTCAGGGCCAcaaggacaaaatgtaggctCTGTTTGTTTTACTCAAAAGTTTGAGATTCCCAAGTCTGATCCCAAAGGGCTTGTGCATAGGTATGAAGCATCTGAACAGATGATTCACATAAGAAAGGAACCAGAGGTACCTGAAAAACTGGTAAATGAAAGTGAGGATAAAAAAGACATACTCATAGAAATGTTTAATGATAAGCCAAAAATGGAGGTGCTATCCCAGAATAGGTATGTAGAAAATGGTATAATCAGTGGCCAAATTAAGGAAGAAAGGCATAGGTTTAGCAAGAGTGGATTTGGCCACACTTCTCAGGAGCCTGAAAAGCAAAAAGAACATTTCCAGAAGTCTCCAAGCAAGCGACAAAGAGAACCCAAGGAAAACAAAACCTACAAGCAAAAGCAATGTGTTGTTAAAGAGCATTCATTTGAACCCACAGTGTGTTTTGACACAAAGTCATGCAATGAATGTTCTTCCAGCATGGACTCATTTGAGAACACGATAGTTGAATCAAGAACCTCCACTTCCACTTCACGAGGCACAGATGGGATGCAGTCAGGCAGCTTTGGCTTCAAGCGTGCGCCTCCGACATATGAAGATGTAATCTCAGGGCACATCTTGGATATTTCTGCTGGTGATTCACCAGATGAGCTGCTAAGGAATTTTCAGAAGACTTGGCAAGAGAGCGAGCGAGTATTTAAAAGCCTTGGCTACACCATGTCAGAAGCTGCTGAAGCAGAAGTGAGAAGCAGCTTCCATGAGGAAGCAGAGTTTATTAGTGGTAAATAA